From a region of the Coffea arabica cultivar ET-39 chromosome 3e, Coffea Arabica ET-39 HiFi, whole genome shotgun sequence genome:
- the LOC140038519 gene encoding uncharacterized protein produces MARQEENLISRNRTHNAETSWEVRKRTVWKNLWHQKVKAKLKHFMWKCLQNCLPTNEVIFKRIGHGEGRCSCCGEGMETIEHLLFFCVNAKDVWKLAPVRWDGLVDKQHNLWLWWEEATKSTSKDCGPERVSLTINLFWQIWKARNRIVFDNEFQNPPNIVSKAQVEWLEYEQARVEEIEQSATDNIREHQTRRQTARDDDVCLFTDAAISARMIRTGQGIVARKWNGMIMKAKAIVNQYKGEPMKEEALAIRNAMLMAEQVGWTKIKIHSDSKSVLDQIHRGNEYDVNIATILEDVQDLTTHFERYSFVFIPRTENEISHALAKFAVQLVDDIEWEQDFPVWLMDLVRKQMRVVALFCN; encoded by the coding sequence ATGGCAAGGCAGGAGGAAAATCTGATCAGTAGAAATCGAACACACAATGCTGAGACAAGTTGGGAAGTTAGAAAACGTACGGTGTGGAAGAATCTGTGGCATCAAAAGGTAAAGGCCAAGCTGAAACATTTCATGTGGAAATGCTTGCAAAATTGTTTACCAACAAATGAAGTAATTTTCAAAAGGATTGGACACGGAGAGGGGAGATGTAGCTGTTGTGGTGAAGGCATGGAAACCATAGAAcatttactctttttttgtGTGAATGCGAAGGATGTTTGGAAATTGGCACCGGTAAGGTGGGATGGATTAGTGGATAAACAACACAATCTGTGGTTATGGTGGGAGGAAGCCACTAAATCTACTTCAAAGGACTGTGGACCTGAGCGAGTGAGCCTCACCATCAACCTGTTTTGGCAAATCTGGAAAGCTCGCAACAGAATAGTTTTTGACAATGAATTCCAGAACCCACCGAACATTGTCTCAAAGGCACAAGTGGAATGGTTGGAATATGAGCAAGCAAGGGTGGAAGAAATAGAGCAGAGTGCTACGGACAACATCAGGGAGCATCAAACACGAAGACAAACAGCAAGGGACGATGACGTTTGCCTGTTCACGGATGCTGCGATATCAGCAAGGATGATAAGGACGGGACAAGGAATTGTTGCAAGAAAGTGGAACGGAATGATCATGAAAGCAAAGGCAATAGTCAATCAATATAAGGGGGAACCAATGAAAGAAGAAGCTTTGGCAATTAGAAATGCAATGCTGATGGCTGAGCAGGTAGGATGGACTAAAATTAAAATCCATTCCGATAGCAAATCAGTTTTAGACCAGATACATAGAGGCAATGAGTATGATGTTAACATTGCAACTATTCTGGAAGATGTGCAGGATTTGACAACACATTTTGAAAGGTATAGTTTTGTGTTTATACCTAGAACAGAGAATGAAATCAGCCATGCTCTAGCTAAGTTTGCTGTACAGCTAGTGGATGATATTGAATGGGAACAAGACTTCCCAGTTTGGCTGATGGATTTAGTGAGGAAGCAAATGAGGGTAGTAGCCCTTTTTTGTAATTAA